In a genomic window of Malassezia japonica chromosome 4, complete sequence:
- a CDS encoding uncharacterized protein (EggNog:ENOG503NWAR; COG:S), which produces MHGTELEQFRARWQREVATRHRSVPHAAPREETHEERERPAGLDRLSVKHEALDPKVQAEHAVEKDRLTKLLAALVPAHEARVREGAEEAVRSGIERMRLAGDRSADGATAGQDTSGTHAPHNDTHARSASDANGAHATDATDAPGAPAAATLAPRPMATVYELHAADEDAPIPAASLPDEVWIKILTHAVHPCAPPAPAPVLAENMSYQPPKTPWRTRTGPDYITLEYAARVCWKLRLLTAHPKLWRLVVQATYLPPQIPPTLSVDEVHAAHSYSWRDTFIEQPRIRMNGAYIASCQYTQQGMSEENVWVRVLHLVEFFRYLRFFPNGQCLSMLTVERPADTVHQLVPGVRAKGLAVGRWHLLPDAANTLVVIDDLSDASLPNYRFQMTLVLRETQPGRWNKLEMLEYASLHLHTGEVLPFPHKHQRPFYFSRVKGYGV; this is translated from the coding sequence ATGCAcggcaccgagctcgagcagttcCGTGCGCGCTggcagcgcgaggtcgcgACGCGGCACCGTAGTgtgccgcacgccgcgccgcgggaAGAGACgcacgaggagcgcgagcgcccgGCGGGGCTCGACCGCCTCAGCGTCAAGCACGAGGCACTCGACCCCAAGGTGCAGGCGGAGCATGCCGTGGAGAAGGACCGCCTCACcaagctcctcgcggccctcgtgccggcgcacgaggcgcgcgtacgGGAGGGGGCAGaggaggcggtgcgcagtGGCATCGAGAGGATGCGCCTCGCAGGGGACCGCAGCGCAgacggcgcgacggctGGCCAAGACACcagcggcacgcacgcgccgcacaaTGATACCCACGCACGCAGTGCGAGCGATGCAaacggcgcgcacgccacCGACGCCACCGACGCTCCTGGTGCGCCGGCAGCTGCGACGCTTGCCCCGCGGCCGATGGCCACCGTGTACGAGCtgcacgcggccgacgaggacgcgccgatccccgccgcgtcgctcccCGACGAGGTCTGGATCAAGATTTTGACGCATGCCGTGCACCCGTGCgccccgccggcgccggcgcctgtcCTTGCCGAAAACATGTCGTACCAGCCCCCCAAAACGCCGtggcgcacacgcacgGGCCCCGACTATATCACGCTCGagtacgcggcgcgcgtgtgctggaagctgcgcctgcttACCGCGCACCCCAAGCTCTGGCGGCTGGTCGTCCAGGCGACCTATCTCCCGCCCCAGATCCCCCCCACGCTctcggtcgacgaggtgcacgcggcgcacagctACAGCTGGCGCGACACGTTTATCGAGCAGCCGCGTATCCGCATGAACGGCGCGTACATTGCCAGCTGCCAATACACGCAGCAAGGCATGTCGGAAGAGAATGTGTGGGTGCGTGTACTGCACCTGGTCGAGTTCTTCCGCTACCTGCGCTTCTTTCCCAACGGGCAGTGCCTGAGCATGCTTACAGTCGAGCGCCCGGCGGACACGGTGCACCAGCTCGTgcccggcgtgcgtgcaAAAGGCCTAGCGGTCGGCCGCTGGCACCTGCtgcccgacgcggcgaATACGCTGGTGGTGATCGACGACctgagcgacgcgtcgctgcccAACTACCGCTTCCAGATGACActcgtcctgcgcgagacgcagcCCGGCCGCTGGAACAAActcgagatgctcgagtacgcgtcgctgcaTCTGCACaccggcgaggtgctccCCTTCCCGCACAAGCACCAGCGCCCGTTCTACTTTTCTCGTGTCAAGGGCTACGGAGTGTAG
- the rga1 gene encoding Rho-type GTPase activating protein Rga1 (BUSCO:EOG09260CKC; COG:T; COG:Z; EggNog:ENOG503NUWC) → MELDGVSRRAAPVDGAGERAEGASMRTNEVPVRRGSHEEESRTLPRRDQSCAACGLPMTGQFVRALGGVYHLDCFRCADCNKTVASKFFSATDDMAGPSGKLFPLCETDYFRRLDLLCAKCGRALRGSYITALGAKYHVEHFTCSVCPTVFGPNDSYYEHGGRVYCHFHYSTRFAIQCSGCHTAILKQFVEINRNNCDEHWHPECYMIHRYWKIKLGTPSVPPAVPLETMRQMPGALSISPTSSEEALDNPEQLSLETLRLEAIEDPESLLEKQRLMETRVFTIWRVLSAFEESSAACISDMLRHVSNGKYLGGVRYAGRFVLHVEVLFSAIDELESQFQRAHAKSILYVREARMLCKKIVNFFSLFSHTQATGARRMGITQELLSLVTGVAHYLKILIRISLTGALRLDQEHSMPAALESFLATLDELVRQQNEASTLDLDTDTAHGYLSLPRLRSGPNAEAPPESASDLCVQCTKTVEEECLRVYVTYRWHWGCVRCATCQRGLLKPDGTPARPGTESLEPVPWGEMRYKAVRRPDGKTQHMAYCISCTPPDAIHFMPVSRLEQYAFLLCVALNRLHTLLRKKQASLAAGLEPDKSDSDAASEIGSELTVAESSTYRKSQEVKRLESLYLDRHMSSKARMPRVSTVVGSPAGYHTQPADAPAEVKDVPLHNPWEAPSGDAPGAIVPIRAPFARHNDDVLVREDSRRAPMGDALGTHMPNDEGITLADIPMILQAEQDREQLGGAGVAELRERRPISSLAPEEMFVLKHVALVRLQQSPLADAIAADNLMELVEARRNTFWGKLFKGNTRRDVRKKGVFGVSLELLVERNGADSTLGATPTPMRIPSFVDDVISAMRQMDVSVEGIFRKNGNVRRLKELVEALDREQDGINLLEDNPVQLAALLKRFFRELPDPLMTSKLYRLFIRAQQLESEAERHRLLQMVAFLLPKVHRDTMEVLFVFLKWVASFSHVDEETGSRMDLPNLATVVCPNILYARASEPTRGETILANRVVEHLLERQDEFWVVPEDMEAALEDRVLVAAAPEMSAAELLKRCGKYLA, encoded by the exons ATGGAGTTGGATGGCgtgtcgcgccgcgctgcgcctgtcgacggcgcgggcgagcgtgccgaagGCGCGTCTATGCGTACT AACGaggtgccggtgcgccgggGGAGCCACGAAGAGGAGTCACGGACGCTCCCCCGCCGCGACCAGTCgtgtgctgcgtgcggtcTGCCGATGACTGGGCAGTTTGTGCGTGCACTCGGTGGTGTGTACCACCTGGACTGCTTCCGATGTGCG GACTGTAACAAGACGGTGGCCTCCAAGTTTTTCTCCGCGACCGACGACATGGCCGGCCCCAGCGGCAAGCTGTTCCCGCTGTGTGAGACGGACTACTTCCGCCGCCTGGACCTGCTGTGTGCCAAGTgcgggcgcgcgctccgtgGGAGCTACatcacggcgctcggcgccaagTACCACGTCGAGCACTTTACGTGCTCCGTGTGCCCCACCGTCTTCGGTCCGAACGACAGCTACTACGAGCACGGCGGACGCGTGTACTGCCACTTTCACTACAGCACACGCTTTGCGATCCAGTGCTCGGGCTGCCACACGGCGATTCTGAAGCAGTTTGTCGAGATCAACCGCAACAACTGCGACGAGCACTGGCACCCCGAGTGCTACATGATCCACCGCTACTGGAAGATCAAGCTGggcacgccgtcggtgcCTCCTGCGGTCCCCCTCGAAACCATGCGCCAGATGCCGGGCGCCTTGAGCatctcgccgacgtccagcgaagaggcgctcgacaaccccgagcagctctcgctcgagacgctgcgtctcgaggcgatcgaggACCCCGAGTCACTCCTCGAAAAGCAGCGCCTGATGGAGACACGCGTGTTTACCATCTGGCGCGTGCTCTCTGCCTTTGAAGagtcgtcggccgcgtgcaTTTCCGATATGCTGCGCCACGTCAGCAACGGCAAGTACCttggcggcgtgcgctaCGCGGGCCGCTTTGtgctgcacgtcgaggtgctcttCTCTgcgatcgacgagctcgagtcgcagttccagcgcgcgcacgccaagTCGATTTTGTACGTGCGTGAGGCGCGCATGCTCTGCAAAAAGATCGTCAACTTTTTCTCCCTCTTCTCGCACACTCaggcgaccggcgcacggcgcatgGGCATCACGCAGGAGCTCTTGTCGCTCGTCACCGGTGTCGCGCACTACCTCAAGATTCTGATCCGCATCTCGCTCACCGGCGCCTTGCGTCTCGATCAGGAACACAGCatgccggcggcgcttgaGTCCttcctcgcgacgctcgacgagctcgtgcgccagcaGAACGAGGCGAGCACGCTGGACCTCGACACGGACACCGCGCACGGCTACCTGTCCctgccgcggctgcgcagcggGCCGAATGCCGAGGCCCCGCCCGAGAGCGCGTCGGACCTGTGCGTGCAGTGCACCAAGACGGTCGAGGAAGAGTGCCTGCGTGTCTATGTCACCTACCGCTGGCACTGgggctgcgtgcgctgcgcgacgtgccagcgcggcctgctcaAGCCGGACGGGACGCCAGCGCGGCCCGgcaccgagtcgctcgagccTGTGCCGTGGGGCGAGATGCGCTACAAGGCTGTCCGGCGGCCGGACGGCAAGACGCAACACATGGCGTACTGCATCTCGTGCACGCCCCCCGACGCGATCCACTTTATGCCCGTCTCGCGCCTGGAGCAGTATGCCTTTTTgctgtgcgtcgcgctgaACCGCCTGCAcacgctcctgcgcaagaagcaggcgtcgctcgccgccggcctcgagcCCGACAAGTCGGACTCGGATGCGGCGAGCGAGATTGGCTCGGAGCTCACCGTGGCCGAGTCGAGCACCTACCGAAAGTCGCAAGAGGTGAAGCGTCTCGAGTCGCTCTATCTCGACCGGCACATGTCGAGCAAAgcgcgcatgccgcgcgtctcgacggTGGTGGGCAGCCCCGCGGGCTACCACACGCAGCCCGCGGATGCGCCCGCAGAGGTCAAGGACGTCCCGCTGCACAACCCGTGGGAAGCGccgtcgggcgacgcgcccggcgccatTGTGCCGATCCGCGCGCCGTTTGCGCGGCACAATGACGATGTGCTGGTGCGCGAAGActcgcggcgtgcgccgatgggcgacgcgctcggcacgcacaTGCCGAACGACGAAGGTATTACGCTCGCCGACATCCCCATGATTCTGCAGGCGGAGCAGGaccgcgagcagctgggcggcgcgggagtcgccgagctgcgcgagcgccgtccgATCAGCTCGCTTGCGCCGGAGGAGATGTTTGTGCTGAAGCATGTGGCGCTtgtgcgcctgcagcagtcgccgctcgccgacgcgatTGCCGCCGACAACCTAAtggagctggtcgaggcgcggcggaaCACGTTCTGGGGCAAGCTCTTTAAAGGCaacacgcgccgcgacgtgcgcaagaAGGGCGTGTTTGGCGtgtcgctcgagctgctggtgGAGCGCAACGGTGCGGACTCGACGctgggcgcgacgccgacgccgatgcgcaTCCCCTCGTTCGTGGACGATGTGATTAGTGCGATGCGGCAGATGGATGTGTCGGTCGAGGGCATCTTTCGCAAGAACGGCAATGTGCGCCGGCTTAaggagctggtcgaggcgctggaccGCGAGCAGGACGGCATCAATCTGCTGGAGGACAACCCCGTGCAgcttgccgcgctgctgAAGCGCTTCTtccgcgagctgccggACCCGCTGATGACCTCGAAGCTCTACCGCCTCTTTAtccgtgcgcagcagctcgagagcgaggcggagcgccaccgcctgctgcagaTGGTCGCCTTCCTGCTTCCCAAGGTGCACCGCGACACGATGGAGGTGCTCTTTGTCTTTTTGAAGTGGGTCGCCTCCTTCTCGCATGTCGACGAAGAGACGGGCAGCCGCATGGACCTGCCGAACCTTGCGACGGTGGTGTGCCCGAATATCCTCTATGCGCGCGCTTCCGagccgacgcgcggcgagaCGATCCTCGCGAACCGCGTCGTGGAGCATCTGCTGGAGCGCCAGGACGAGTTCTGGGTCGTGCCCGAGGACATggaggccgcgctcgaggaccgcgtgctggtcgccgccgcgcccgagatgagcgcggcggagcTCTTGAAGCGCTGCGGCAAGTACCTCGCGTGA
- a CDS encoding uncharacterized protein (EggNog:ENOG503NV5G; TransMembrane:11 (i106-124o130-152i177-199o219-239i251-270o290-314i326-348o368-388i408-432o438-455i520-542o); COG:E): MSRSPTWEGAPQRAPPLRSTGASKEVVYDIDSDTLPEEDSLVMPDDSIVPSVAESARLGMGRVPYAAQSRTSLDTIGQRVRSISQALDPEQLPDWLRRGAGVFEGTVNMANSILGAGIVGLPYSMRESGFVAGIVLLVGIALLTDWTIRLIVLNAKLSGRTTYIDIMEHCFGHKGKVAVSIFQFVFAFGGMCAFCVVVGDTIPNVISSVLPALKGSFLSNRQFVIVVCTMAISFPLSLYRNIENLSKASAVALLSMIFIIFAVVFRGPAMPDELKGNPALRFTFVHPSNLIRSISVISFAFVCHHNSLLIYGSLKEPSMDKFRTITHYSTLISASAAISMSIAGYWSFEDKTLSNVLNNFPQTDTIVNIARFCFGLNMFTTLPLECFVCREVLETYFFRGEYERNRHIILTTGLVVSAMVVSLLTCDLGVVLELTGGLSATALAFFFPSVCYLKLSHDASQVDSSALYFALPENDTDIPGSYGEEESVQAENIALPLRPGANAHEREPQQQFKWWESTKLLSIACAVFGFIVLNVSVVTAIADAWSGRAGATHQC, encoded by the exons ATGTCGCGTTCGCCGACGTGGgaaggcgcgccgcagcgcgcgccgccgctaCGGAGCACGGGCGCGTCCAAAGAAGTGGTGTACGATATCGACTCGGATACCTTGCCGGAGGAGGATAGTCTCGTGATGCCAGACGACTCGATCGTaccgagcgtcgcggagagcgcgcgtctcggcatGGGACGCGTGCCGTATGCGGCGCAGAgccgcacctcgctcgACACGATCGGGCAGCGGGTGCGCTCCATctcgcaggcgctcgatccGGAGCAGCTGCCCGActggctgcgccgcggtgcgGGCGTGTTTGAGGGTACGGTGAATATGGCCAACAGCATTCTCGGCGCAGGCATCGTCGGCTTGCCGTATTCGATGCGCGAGTCGGGCTTTGTGGCGGGCATCGTGCTGCTCGTGGGCATCGCACTGCTCACCGACTGGACCATTCGGCTGATTGTGCTGAATGCCAAGCTCAGTGGGCGCACGACCTACATTGACATCATGGAGCACTGCTTTGGCCACAAGGGCAAGG TCGCCGTGTCCATCTTCCAGTTTGTCTTTGCTTTTGGCGGAATGTGCGCATTTTGCGTCGTGGTGGGCGACACGATCCCCAACGTCATCTCGTCCGTGCTGCCGGCGCTCAAAGGGAGCTTTTTGAGCAACCGCCAGTTTGTGATTGTCGTGTGCACGATGGCGATCAGCTTTCCTCTGTCGCTGTACCGCAACATTGAGAATCTGAGTAAGGCCagcgccgtggcgctccTGTCGATGATCTTTATCATCTTTGCCGTCGTCTTTCGGGGACCCGCGATGCCGGACGAGCTCAAGGGGAACCCCGCACTGCGT TTCACCTTTGTCCATCCCTCGAACCTCATTCGCTCCATTTCCGTCATTAGCTTTGCGTTTGTGTGCCATCACAACTCGCTGCTCATCTACGGCTCACTCAAAGAGCCATCGATGGACAAGTTCCGCACTATTACACACTACTCGACGCTCATCTCGGCCTCAGCTGCGATCTCCATGTCGATCGCGGGGTACTGGTCGTTCGAGGACAAGACCCTCTCCAACGTCCTCAACAACTTTCCCCAGACGGACACAATCGTCAACATTGCCCGCTTCTGCTTCGGGCTGAACATGTTTAccacgctgccgctcgagtGCTTCGTCTGCCGCGAGGTACTCGAGACGTACTTTTTCCGGGGCGAGTACGAACGCAACCGGCACATTATCCTCACCACGGGGCTCGTCGTGTCGGCCATGGTCGTGTCGCTGCTGACGTGTGACTTgggcgtcgtgctcgagctcacGGGTGGCCTCAGCGCAacggcgctcgccttcTTTTTCCCCAGTGTGTGCTACCTCAAGCTCAGCCACGACGCAAGCCAAGTCGACAGCTCGGCGCTGTACTTTGCATTGCCAGAAAACGACACCGACATCCCGGGCTCGTACGGCGAAGAGGAAAGCGTCCAAGCTGAAAACATCGCCTTGCCACTGCGCCCGGGCGCCAACGCCCACGAACGGGAGCCGCAGCAGCAGTTTAAGTGGTGGGAGTCGACAAAGCTCTTGAGTATCGCTTGTGCCGTCTTTGGGTTCATCGTACTCAACGTCTCCGTCGTCACTGCCATCGCCGACGCATGGAGCGGACGCGCGGGCGCGA